The Perognathus longimembris pacificus isolate PPM17 unplaced genomic scaffold, ASM2315922v1 HiC_scaffold_5281, whole genome shotgun sequence genome contains a region encoding:
- the LOC125345069 gene encoding alpha-1-antichymotrypsin-like, producing the protein MKGLKFSPTQSPVADIHRGFQHLVRTLNQPREQLQLSMGNAMFIREQLEVLASFLDDARALYAAQVVPTDFEQPAAAEQLINDFVRNETHGKIVDLISNLDPDTDLILVNYMFLKAEWETPFDPEDNFESKFYLNKSQSVQVPMMKVEDLTVPYLRDNVLSCTMVELKYLGNVSALLILPDQGKMQKVEAKLLPETLARWRNNLKPRFINELYLPKFSMSGSYELQSILPQMGIREVFTTHGNLSGITTRQQLKIAQVVHCTLLDVAEEGTEVADTTRMKIMTVSTTLNPTIIRFNRPFLIYIYEKNSDTILTIGKVANPSQSQSS; encoded by the exons ATGAAAGGTCTGAAGTTCAGCCCCACACAGAGCCCCGTGGCCGACATCCACCGGGGCTTCCAGCACCTCGTGCGCACACTCAACCAGCCCCGCGAGCAGCTGCAGCTCAGCATGGGCAACGCCATGTTCATCCGAGAGCAGCTGGAGGTTCTGGCCTCGTTCCTGGACGATGCGCGTGCCCTGTACGCGGCCCAGGTTGTCCCCACCGACTTCGAGCAGCCGGCAGCCGCTGAGCAGCTCATCAATGACTTTGTCAGGAATGAGACCCACGGGAAGATCGTAGACCTGATCAGCAACCTGGACCCGGACACGGACCTGATTCTCGTGAATTACATGTTCTTGAAAG CCGAGTGGGAGACACCCTTTGACCCCGAGGATAACTTCGAGTCTAAGTTCTACCTGAACAAGAGCCAATCTGTGCAGGTGCCCATGATGAAGGTTGAGGACCTGACCGTACCCTACTTGCGGGACAATGTGCTGTCCTGCACCATGGTGGAGCTGAAGTACTTAGGCAATGTCAGcgccctcctcatcctccctgaCCAGGGCAAAATGCAGAAGGTGGAAGCGAAGCTGCTCCCTGAGACCCTGGCCAGGTGGAGGAACAACCTGAAGCCCAG GTTCATAAATGAGCTCTACCTGCCCAAGTTTTCCATGTCGGGCAGCTATGAACTGCAGAGCATTCTTCCCCAGATGGGCATCAGGGAAGTCTTCACCACACACGGTAACCTGTCAGGAATCACCACACGTCAGCAACTAAAGATCGCCCAG GTGGTGCACTGCACTCTGCTTGATGTGGCAGAGGAAGGCACTGAAGTCGCGGACACCACCAGAATGAAAATCATGACTGTGTCTACAACACTGAATCCAACAATTATACGATTCAACAGGCCCTTTCTGATATACATCTACGAGAAAAACAGTGACACCATTCTCACTATAGGCAAAGTGGCCAACCCCAGTCAGTCACAGAGCTCCTAA